TCGGAACCGCCCGCACGGCGCAGCCGGAGCTCGAGACGGATGCCGCCCCCGACGCGGTCCCCGGTCTCGGCGCCACCAACTGACCCACCGCAAGAGAAGCAACACACGCAGCAGAAGCAACAGAAAGAGAACCACCCTCATGCACATCGGAATCGATGTCGGCGGAACCAATACCGATGCCGTGCTCATGGACGGCACCCTCACCTTGGCGGCGGTGAAGCACGCCACGACGGAGGATGTCACGAGCGGCATCGTCCAGGCGATCGACGCCCTGCGGTCCGGGCACCACTTCGACGGGGACCACATCTCCGCCGTGATGATCGGCACGACGCACTTCATCAACGCGCTCGTGGAGGCCAAGCGGCTCGCGCCGACCGCGGCGCTCCGGCTGGGCCTCCCCGCCACGAAGGCCCTTCCGCCGCTCGTGGACTGGCCCGCCGGACTCGTCGAGGCGATCCAGGGCCGGAGCTACCTCGCCCACGGCGGCTACGAGTTCGACGGGCGGCCCATCTCCCCGCTCGACCCGGACGAACTCCGCGCGCACGCCGCGGACATGCGCGCCAACGGCATCCGCTCTGTCGCCATCTCCTCGGTCTTCAGCCCGGTCAATCACGACCTGGAGGTCGAGGCGGCGCAGATCATCGCCGAGGAGCTCGGCGATGACGTCGCCATCTCGCTCTCTCATGAGATCGGACGGATCGGGCTCCTCGAGCGGGAGAACGCCACGATCATCAACGCCGCCCTGCGCGAGCTCGCGTCGGAGATCGTCGACGGCCTCACGGCCGCGGTGCGCCGGCAGGGGATCGAGGCCCCGATCTTCCTCAGCCAGAACGACGGCACGCTGATGGACGAGGACTACGTGCGCCTGTATCCGGTGGCGACCTTCGCGTCGGGGCCGACGAACTCGATGCGAGGCGCCGCCCTGACCAGCGGTCTCGCGACGTGCGCCGTGGTGGACATCGGAGGAACGACCACCGACATCGGCCTGCTCATCAACGGGTTCCCCCGCGAGACGGCGAACGAGGTGAAGGTGGCCGGCATCCGCACCAACTTCCGGATGCCGGATGTGCTGTCCATCGGAATCGGCGGCGGATCCATCGTCGACGAGGAGACCGGCGAGGTGGGGCCGGAATCCGTGGGCTACCGGCTCACGACCGAGGCGCTCGTCTTCGGCGGGTCCACGCTCACCGCCACCGACATCGCGGTCGCGGCCGGCCGAGCCGACATCGGCGACGCCTCGAAGGTCGCTCACCTCGATCGCGCGTTCGTCGAGCGGGTGCTCGAGCGGATCGGCGAGCGGGTCGCTGAGGCGGTGGATCGCATGCGCACCTCGCCCGAGCCGATCCCGGTGGTCGCCGTCGGTGGCGGATCGATCCTCGTCTCCGGCGAGCTGCCGATCTTCGGTGCCGTGCAGCGGCCCGAGAACTACGCGGTCGCGAACGCGATCGGCGCCTCCATCGCCCAGGTCGGCGGCGAGATCGACAAGGTCTACGCGATCGAGCCCGGTCGCCGCGAGGAGGCCATCGCCGCGGTGCGCGCGGAAGCCGTCGACAAGGCCATCGCCGCCGGCGCCTTCCCCGCCTCGGTCGACATCGTCGACTTCGACGAGGTCCCGATCCCGTATCTCCCCGGCAACGCCACCCGCATCCGGGTCAAGGCCGTGGGCGACCTCGACATGGGCGGTGTGCGATGAGCTGGACGATCACCCGCGACCTGATCCCCGGGCTCGCCCGCGGTGCCGCCGTGCTCGGCACGGGCGGCGGCGGCGACCCGTACATCGGTGCCCTGCTCGCCTCGCAGGCCCTGCGCCTGCACGGCGATGTCACGGTCGTGTCGCTCGACGAGGTGCCGGACGACGCGCTCGTGCTGACCGTGGCGATGATGGGTGCGCCCACGGTCATGGTCGAGAAGCTGCCGAGTCTCGACGAGGTCACCGCCCCGGTGCGAGCGCTGGGGGCGGCCCTCGGCCGCGCCGTCACGCACATCGCGTGCGCGGAGGTCGGCGGCGTCAACTCGACCATCCCGATCGCCGCGGCCGCCGCGCTCGGGCTGCCGCTCATCGACGGCGACGGGATGGGCCGCGCGTTCCCGGAACTCCAGATGGTGCTGCCGACGCTGTACGGCATCGATGCGTCGCCGCTCGCGTTCAGCGATGAGAAGGGCAACGTGGGCGTGCTGAACACCGTCGACAACAGCTGGACCGAGCGCATCGCCCGCGTCGCCTGCGTGGAGATGGGCTGTTCTGTGATGATCTCCGGCTTCCGGATGTCGGGGGCGCAGGCGCGCGAGGCGCTCGTCGCCGACTCCCTGTCGCTGTGCCGCGAGATCGGCGAGGGCATCGACTCTGCGCGGGAGGCCAAGACGGATCCCGTCGCGCGGGTGGTGGCTCTTCTCGGCGGACGGGAGCTGTTCGAGGGGAAGGTCGTCGACGTGGAGCGCGCGACCACCACGGGCTTCGCCCGCGGCAGGGCGAGGATCGAGGGTGCGGACTCGGCACTGGAGCTCTCGTTCCAGAACGAGCACCTCATCGCGACGCTCGACGGACAGACCCTCGTGACGACACCGGACCTCATCATCGTGCTCGACCACGACTCGGGTGAGCCGATCACGACGGAGGGACTGCGCTACGGGCAGCGGGTCCGCGTGATCGCCGCACCGAGCGATGAGCGCTGGCACGGCGCCGCCGCGCTGGCGATGGTCGGGCCCGGCTACTTCGGGTACGACCTGCCCTCTCATCGATTCGACGGCCGGGTCGAGACCCTCGTCGAGGAGGCTGCCGCATGAGCTGGCAGCTGACCAGCGCGGATCTTTCCGATCTCGCTCGCGGCGCCACGCTGCTCGGAACCGGCGGTGGAGGGGACCCGTACATCGGCAAGATGCTGGTCGAACAGGTCCTCGGCGACCGGTCGATCACGATCCTGGATCCCGAGGATCTGACCGACGACATGTTCGTGATCCCGACGGCGCAGATGGGAGCGCCGACCGTGATGATCGAGAAGATCCCGGCCGGCTTCGAGGCCACGCTCGCCCTGCGCACGCTCGAGGAGCACCTCGGGCGGACGGCGGATGCGACGATGCCGATCGAGTGCGGCGGCATCAACTCGATGATCCCCCTCATGGTCGCCGCCGAGACCGGCCTTCCGGTCGTCGATGCGGACGGGATGGGGCGCGCGTTCCCCGAGCTGTCGATGGAGACCTTCGCGGTCTACGGTGTGCACGGCTCTCCGCTCGCTCTGGCGGGCGAACGGGGCGAGCGCGTGATCATCGACACCGGGGACGACGACCGGCAGATGGAGTGGCTGGCGCGCGGGATCACCATCCGCCTCGGCGGCGTCGGTCACATCGCGGAGTACGCGATGTCGGGCGCGGATGTGAAGCGTACGGCGGTCCCGCGCACCATCTCGATGGCGCTCGCGCTGGGGCGGATGATCCGGGAGGCGCGAGAGGCGCATCGATCCCCGTTCGAGGCGATCGCGGCGACGCTGTCCACGACGCTCTACCCGCACGTGCGTGAGCTGTTCGTCGGGAAGGTGACCGACGTGGAGCGCCGCACGACCGAGGGGTTCGCGCGCGGTACCGCGATCGTCTCGGCATCCGATCCGTCGAGTGACGACCGTCTGGAGATCTCCTTCCAGAACGAGAACCTCATCGCGCGCCGCAACGGCGAGGTGGTCGCCATCGTGCCCGACCTGATCTGCGTGGTGGACCACGAGTCCGCGGAGCCGATCACGACGGAGGGGCTGCGCTACGGGCAGCGCGTGCGCGTGCTCGGCATCTCGACGCCGGAGATGATGCGCACGCCGGAGGCTCTGCAGGCATTCGGGCCCGGGGCGTTCGGGTTGACCGAGCCCTTCTCGCCGGTGGAGGCAGCGGAGGTGGCGAGCCTAGGCTGAGCCCATGCCGGTCACCCTCGATCTCGACAGCCTCCCCGCGCTGGCAACGGGGTTCGCGCTGCTCGGCTCGGGCGGTGGCGGCGGGACGACCATGCTCGAGCTCGTGCTGCGGGATTCCCCGGACTGGCCGATCACCCTGCATGACGTCGACGAGCTGGATCCCGACCTCCCGGTCCTCGGGGCCGCTTTCGTCGGTTCGACCATCCTCCTGGGCGAGCGGCTCCCGGGAACCGCCCCCTTCGCTCGGCTCATCGCCGCGGCGGAGCGCTGGTTGGGATATCGCGTTCCGGTGGTCTGCTCGCTCGAGGGCGGCGGACTCAACGGCCTCGCGTCGTTCACGCTGGCCGGCGAGCGGATCATCGTCGACGCCGATCTGACCGGCCGGGCCGTTCCGGCGCTCGACCAGATGTCGCTCCTGGTCGACGGCGTCCCGAACATCATCGTCACGTGCGACACGGGTGCCGGCGGGGTCGCCCTCGTCGAGACCGACCGCGCGCTCGACATCGAACGCATCGTGAGGGCGGCGACCGTCCAGGCGGGCGGTGCCGGCGGCATGGTCTTCGCGGGCTTCACCGTCGGGTCCCTGCGCGAGCACGCGATCGTCGGCAATGCCGCGCACGCGCTGCGGCTGGGAAAGGCGTTCCTCGGCGCCGAGACCGGGCCGCTCGATCATCTGGCCGGGACGCTGGGCGGGCGGCTGCTCGCGGAGGGGCGCATCACCGCGATCGAGATCGACGAGCGGGATCCGCACGTCACCGTCTTCGGAATCGAGGGGAGCGCGGGCGAGGTGCACAGACTCGTGGCCCGGTCCGAGAGCCTCGCGCTGATGACCGACGGAAGGCTCGAGGCCGCAGCCCCGGATCTGGTGGTCGTGCTCGACGCGATCTCGCGCGACATCCTCGAGGTCCCCAGTCTGTCGATGGGCCGGTACGTCGCCGTGATGCAGCTGGATGGACCGGCGTGGTGGTCGCACTCCACCGCGCGCCTTCGCCATGTGGTCCCCTCGGTCTACGGGCTGGATGAATTGGACGGCCTCTCATGAGCGACGCCCTCCTGCTGAGCGCCCTGCTCGCCCATCCCGAGAACGGCGGCGTCCGTGCGATCGCCGGACCGGAGGATGTCGAGTGGACCGGCGTCGTCGTGGAGTCGGACGAGACCCTGCTGCCGTCGGACGGTGCCGGGCGCCTGGTCATCCTCACCGAGTCGCCGCCCGACCGCTCCTGGCAGCAGGACGCGCTCATCCGCCGCACGCGCGATCGCGGCTTCCGGGCACTCGCGGTGCCCCGCGCCGAGGGGTTCGGCCCGGGTACCCGCGCGCTCGCCGCGCGGCTCGGGTTCACCGTGCTGCACGTCGATCGACCGATCCTGCTGGCGAAGGCCTGCTGGCAGCTGGTCGAAGCGCGCGATGCGCTCGCCCTGCACTACGTGCGGAAGGTCGCGCAGTCGATCGAGTACCACGCGGACAGCCTTGCCGACCTGCTCCGCCACCTCTCCACGAGCGTGCGGCACGGCGTCGCTCTGCTCGATGCCGAGGGCGTGCTGCTCGAATCCGGAGGAGCACTGGCCCCGGACGTGCACGCGTCGATCGATTTCGCCCCGTGGCTCGACATCGTGCGTGCGCCGGGCGGCTCCGCGGCCTCCGTGCGTGTCGACAGTCCGAGCAGAGAGGGTCTGCGACTGGCGTTCTTCGGCGAAGGCCTCGACGAGCGCCAGGTCACCGCGCTCGCGGTCGCCGCCGAGGTGGCGATGCCCGCCGTCGCCGCCCGGATCCTGATCGACGAGGTGGAGGAGGTCAACGACGCCTCGGTGTCGTCGGGAGTGCTGCGGGATTTCGTCGATCTGCGCGGCACACCGGATCTCGATGTGGAGCGCCGCATGCTCGAGCGCGGATGGCGGACGAGCGGATACCACCTCGGCTTCCGGCTCATCGGGCGCACCCGTGTGGACGCGCTCCAGCTCCTCCGTTTCGTGATCGGCGAGCTCGGTCGCATCTCCGTCGATTCGCACGCGACCACGGGTGGTCGCGGCGTGACCGGCTGGCTGACCTTCACCGAGCCGCCGGCGCCGCCGCAGATCGAGCAGTGCGTGGCGGCCCTGCGGGAGCTCCACGTCGCCGCCCGACGCTCGTTCAACGTCGCGACCGGGGTCGGGTCGGTGGCGAACGGCTCCGCGGGGCTCACGACATCGTTGAGCGAGGCGTCCGATGCTTCGAAGATCGCCGTGAACCGCTCGGCCACCGGCTGGTTCGTGCGTGTCGACGGACTCGGGCTCGAACGGCTCCTGCTCGCATGGACCGGCAACGACACGTTCGTCCCGGCGGCGCAGTCGCTCCTCGCGCCGTTGCAGGAGGGACGCGGCGAGCTGTTGACGACGCTGTCGGCGTACCTGGATCATGAGTCGGCCCTCGC
This genomic interval from Microbacterium sp. LWH11-1.2 contains the following:
- a CDS encoding DUF917 domain-containing protein, producing the protein MSWTITRDLIPGLARGAAVLGTGGGGDPYIGALLASQALRLHGDVTVVSLDEVPDDALVLTVAMMGAPTVMVEKLPSLDEVTAPVRALGAALGRAVTHIACAEVGGVNSTIPIAAAAALGLPLIDGDGMGRAFPELQMVLPTLYGIDASPLAFSDEKGNVGVLNTVDNSWTERIARVACVEMGCSVMISGFRMSGAQAREALVADSLSLCREIGEGIDSAREAKTDPVARVVALLGGRELFEGKVVDVERATTTGFARGRARIEGADSALELSFQNEHLIATLDGQTLVTTPDLIIVLDHDSGEPITTEGLRYGQRVRVIAAPSDERWHGAAALAMVGPGYFGYDLPSHRFDGRVETLVEEAAA
- a CDS encoding hydantoinase/oxoprolinase family protein — protein: MHIGIDVGGTNTDAVLMDGTLTLAAVKHATTEDVTSGIVQAIDALRSGHHFDGDHISAVMIGTTHFINALVEAKRLAPTAALRLGLPATKALPPLVDWPAGLVEAIQGRSYLAHGGYEFDGRPISPLDPDELRAHAADMRANGIRSVAISSVFSPVNHDLEVEAAQIIAEELGDDVAISLSHEIGRIGLLERENATIINAALRELASEIVDGLTAAVRRQGIEAPIFLSQNDGTLMDEDYVRLYPVATFASGPTNSMRGAALTSGLATCAVVDIGGTTTDIGLLINGFPRETANEVKVAGIRTNFRMPDVLSIGIGGGSIVDEETGEVGPESVGYRLTTEALVFGGSTLTATDIAVAAGRADIGDASKVAHLDRAFVERVLERIGERVAEAVDRMRTSPEPIPVVAVGGGSILVSGELPIFGAVQRPENYAVANAIGASIAQVGGEIDKVYAIEPGRREEAIAAVRAEAVDKAIAAGAFPASVDIVDFDEVPIPYLPGNATRIRVKAVGDLDMGGVR
- a CDS encoding DUF917 family protein: MPVTLDLDSLPALATGFALLGSGGGGGTTMLELVLRDSPDWPITLHDVDELDPDLPVLGAAFVGSTILLGERLPGTAPFARLIAAAERWLGYRVPVVCSLEGGGLNGLASFTLAGERIIVDADLTGRAVPALDQMSLLVDGVPNIIVTCDTGAGGVALVETDRALDIERIVRAATVQAGGAGGMVFAGFTVGSLREHAIVGNAAHALRLGKAFLGAETGPLDHLAGTLGGRLLAEGRITAIEIDERDPHVTVFGIEGSAGEVHRLVARSESLALMTDGRLEAAAPDLVVVLDAISRDILEVPSLSMGRYVAVMQLDGPAWWSHSTARLRHVVPSVYGLDELDGLS
- a CDS encoding DUF917 domain-containing protein, which encodes MSWQLTSADLSDLARGATLLGTGGGGDPYIGKMLVEQVLGDRSITILDPEDLTDDMFVIPTAQMGAPTVMIEKIPAGFEATLALRTLEEHLGRTADATMPIECGGINSMIPLMVAAETGLPVVDADGMGRAFPELSMETFAVYGVHGSPLALAGERGERVIIDTGDDDRQMEWLARGITIRLGGVGHIAEYAMSGADVKRTAVPRTISMALALGRMIREAREAHRSPFEAIAATLSTTLYPHVRELFVGKVTDVERRTTEGFARGTAIVSASDPSSDDRLEISFQNENLIARRNGEVVAIVPDLICVVDHESAEPITTEGLRYGQRVRVLGISTPEMMRTPEALQAFGPGAFGLTEPFSPVEAAEVASLG
- a CDS encoding helix-turn-helix domain-containing protein; the protein is MSDALLLSALLAHPENGGVRAIAGPEDVEWTGVVVESDETLLPSDGAGRLVILTESPPDRSWQQDALIRRTRDRGFRALAVPRAEGFGPGTRALAARLGFTVLHVDRPILLAKACWQLVEARDALALHYVRKVAQSIEYHADSLADLLRHLSTSVRHGVALLDAEGVLLESGGALAPDVHASIDFAPWLDIVRAPGGSAASVRVDSPSREGLRLAFFGEGLDERQVTALAVAAEVAMPAVAARILIDEVEEVNDASVSSGVLRDFVDLRGTPDLDVERRMLERGWRTSGYHLGFRLIGRTRVDALQLLRFVIGELGRISVDSHATTGGRGVTGWLTFTEPPAPPQIEQCVAALRELHVAARRSFNVATGVGSVANGSAGLTTSLSEASDASKIAVNRSATGWFVRVDGLGLERLLLAWTGNDTFVPAAQSLLAPLQEGRGELLTTLSAYLDHESALAPTAAALGLHRNTVASRIHRAQELLGVDMSDPEVRLALHLACRAVR